CGTTCTCCACGACTCGGGATCACTCGGGTTCAAAATGGTCCAGGCAAAAATCGCAGCCAAGAGATTGCCGCCCGACCATCCGGTTTGCATGAACGCCAGTGCTTTAGCTCTCCCTTCGGGGCGCCATATTTCTGAAATCAATGCGGCACCAGCTGACCAAAGCCCACCGACAGCGATCCCCACAATAAAGCGGTAGATGTTTAATTCCGTCACACTATGTGCATATCCACACGCCAAAGTACCTAATCCGTAACCCAATACAGATAAGAGAAGCGTTTTTTTTGCGACCAATGCGGTCTGAAATATTCCCTAGCAAGTAACCACCTATGCCCGTTGCTAACAAAAACCAGGCAACTGTGGAAACGACATCGTTCAAACCTACTTTGAAAGTTTTGGCAATTGCCATGATGACGAAACTGAAAATCCCCGCGTCCAGCGCATCAAACAACCATCCTGCCCATGTACCAATCAAGGTCAGATAGGCGTTTCCTTTTTTTGTTACGGGTGTATTCACAACTGCGTTTGTTTCCATAAGTGATCCTCCTGTTCTCTCTCGTCAACACTTGTCCCATTCAAGTGCATAACACACCCCACGAGTTGTTAACGCTTTCATTTACAACTATCTGATTTTTTATAAAATAAGAATACCGTATTCTGTATACAAATGTACAGACTTGAATTTTCATGTTTTTTCGTATATAATTTGCTAAAAAAATGGCCGTAGAAGTGTTTCTACCGGTCATTTTTATTTGTCGGTCTGAACTGATAATCCTCCGTTTCGATTCCAATATCTGAATAAAACACAATTATTCGGTAAACATACTCCTGTAAAAACACCATTCAGGAGGTACTTTTATATGCCATTAATTCCTTATGAACCCTTCCACCATCTTGAAAACATGAGACGTGAGTTGGACCGTTTCTTCACAACAGATTTTCCTACAGTAAGAACTGGTTTTGGTCAAACTTTCGGCACACCCAGTATTGATATTCATGAAACGGAACATGAAGTAGTGGCCACATGTGATATTCCGGGGTTGGAGAAGAAGGAAGATGTGAATATTGACATTGACAATAACATACTTACTGTTAGTGGTACTATTAACAGGATGAGCGAAGTAAAGGAAGAACATATGCATAGGCAAGAACGTTTTGTTGGCCGTTTTCAACGCTCTGTTACCTTGCCATCTCGTGTTGCTTCGGAAGGTGTTAAAGCAACCTACAAAAATGGAGTTCTGGAAATTCATATGCCTAAGTTGCAAGCTGATACCAAGAATAGAATTGATGTGGAGTTCCATTAAATGCATCGTTTTTACAGATACGACCAATCCGTTGTGGATTGGTCTTTTTCATGGATTCCGAGACGCCGATTGCAAAAGTGCCAACCTAACTTCATTTCCACTTCCGTCCCTTACTACGAACGTTTAGACCGTCAAATGCAGCGTTTTGGTTTTTTTTGCATAAGCGATAGCTCTTTGATTCTGGTTACCTGACAGCTCATATTTGTAAAGTACTGTTTCCTTTGGACCTTCCTTGGTTCCTTCAAAATAAATATAGCGGGATGCGATTGTATAGGTTTCTGAAACACTTTCAAATGTTGCGACTCAGTACCAAGATTTTTGGCACCCCCGTCTTCCACCCCGAAAGTAATATTCCCTCAAATCATCCCCCGCAGCATTTTTTGAACTTTTTGCCGCTGCCGCAAGGGCAAGGGTCGTTTCGCCCGACCTTTTTTCTTGTTACAAAATTAACGACCTCCGCCTTGACAGCAAACGGTGAATCACCCGTCCTACTTTTTGCCGGAGATAGCTCATTTGGAGCATAGCCCTTGATAAACCATTGTCTGGTGTTATTATTAAGCATCATGATATGATCTATAAAACCTTTCATCAATTCCAATTCGTCGATCTCCAGTTGAGACTGCAGAAACTCAAGCAGATTACTCGGCGCTTCACCGATCCGAATGGCATAAACACACTCTTCGACGAGACTGTCTGCCTCGTCCTGAGAAATAGTGTAGTTCCTCCTGATAAAGTCGACAAAAGCTTCATAACTCGGATTCCGATCCACGAAGCCCGGTTCGCCTGCACGCAACAGTTGAGCCTTGGTGAACGGATAGAACGACAGGTCAGGTCTGGATTGATGTTCTTTTTTCACTCTTTCAGCGTCCCAAACCCTGTAGTTTGAGAATCCATTGGTATCGAATCGGATTTCCCGATAGAAAAATCCGGCTTCTTCCAAGACAGGCAGATAATCCACCAACCGCAGATTTGTTGCAGAATAATGCTTAAAAAGGTCTTCCAATGCGTTTAGATCCAAGGTACCATAGTAATAAAGCATGCCTTGCGTAAGCTTAATCCACTCCGTGTTTCTTCGAATCGTTTCCTGATAGGACGTACTGTCCATTTTTTTGAAACCTTCTAAAACTTCTTGTGGCATTGCCAAGGTCTTTTTACCTTTGTACGTCCCAGTGAAGATCAGTCCCCTATTCTTAAAATAATCAAGTTGATGGGATTCCAACGACAAAAAGGCGTCACCGCCACGACCGGCAATTTGCTTAATAATTCTATATCGGGTTTCGTCTAATTTATTCAGAAGTTTAGGAAGCGCAGCGGGAATTCGCTGCTCTAATATGTCGGTTAACTCTTGTTTTTTTAGTGCACTTGCCCCTTTGATATGCAAATTTAATCGGATTGCCGACAATTCATTTTTCGTCAGCCTGGCAAGACTACCGGCGAGGGTAAGAGGCAGTTCAAACTCAGACCAACGCTTCTCCTCCTCTTTCGCCTCCATTTTCCGTCTCATCTCTTTTGCATATTCCAAGGCATTCAACAGCATTTTCTGCTCTTTTTTGCTGAGGCGCTTGTCCATTTTCTCACCCTTTCCAAACAGACAAATTATCTTCGTCTACACATTGAATGTACAGCATAACAAAATCCGGTTTAGAGAACCAAGTCGCATCATGCTTCATTAGCCCCTATTTTATTGAGGTCGACGGGCTTTTTATTCTATTACAGTTCCTTGTCTACCGTCCGCAAGTCGAACCACAGTAAAAAGATTAATGTCCATACTGATCTCCCCGTTTCTCTTGTTTATTATATCAAAATACAGAGAAATCATCTTTGTGCAGATTCTGTTATAAATCCGTAAACAGTTACTTTTAGCCTCATTTTTCTAAGGCAGTGAACTCGTCACACGGTGTCGGCAGCTTAGCATAAGTAATCAATAATTCCTGAAATAGTACTCCTTACCCCCAGTCCAAGGAAAGGAGTTGATTCCTCCCAACGACCCCCACCAATTCAGTGCTTGCAGCGAAAATAACCCGCTGCCTGATATAGTTCATAAAATTTATTTCAGTACTTTTTCTTGATCGCCCACACTTTTTGTTGAAATCGAACAAATGTTCTGGATTTAAAAGGACGAGTCCCAAATCATACTTCCCCTTTCGGTCACAATGGCCGCAAATTGAGATAATGTTTATTCAGCTTGTACAAGAGGGTGGATTTTGCTTTTCTTGCCTGCTGCCTTTCTGGCATATTCACCAGGCAATATGGTTAAGATCGGCTTTTCCATGACATTTTACGGATCCTGACCTGTAATGATGCTGATCAACTTAGGATTGAGGCTGAAGTCTGCCAGCATATTGCTACAGCGTTCCGATCTTCCCCGATCCAGCTCTCTCAGCAAATCATCGAAAATAAGTTCGTTGCGCGATTCATCGGCGATCAATTTCTCGTAAATGTCGTGAATCGGAACATTCGGTCCCGATTCCGGCACTTTGAAATCCGTATACCTTGGAATAACGATATGTTGAAACGGCCTTGCTTTAGCCTGAGTTCTTGCATCCACCATCTTCCCGGCTTTTAAAGTAGCCGCGAAACAATGCGATTTTTTCTTCAATGGGAGATTGTTTTGTTACCCTACTCGAAGTGGCCGGATTTTCTGAATACTGTAATTCCCCGTTTATAAACTCTAGTGAAGTCTTATTCTCAGAACAACGCTCCAAATGCGTTTCAGAATGGATTAATTGTTTCAAACATTAAATTTCATGAAATAACTGAATACTCCGACCCTTAAACCGATTGTTTTCTGCCCGCAGACGTTCCATCTCATTAGGGTCATACATGTCCGGTTTCAATTGAACCGATTCATCAGTTTATTATGGTTGGCAAGGGTTTATTATTTATCTACAATTTCAACGTATGGTGATCGCTTTACTTGCTTGCTCTTTGGTATTTCAATCCACGCATCCGCGAGGGATGCGACGAAAATATCAACTGTATGTGATCCATCGAGCGTATTTCAATCCACGCATCCGCGAGGGATGCGACTTACACTGGTTGTTCAGGAATTGTTCGACCAAGCGGTATTTCAATCCACGCATCCGCGAGGGATGCGACTCTCGTTCTAGGATGGCTTTACGGACTTTGGGAGAATTTCAATCCACGCATCCGCGAGGGATGCGACGTTTTGCAAACGACGGTCAGACCATGCTGCATGTATTTCAATCCACGCATCCGCGAGGGATGCGACTCGCTTGGCATCTTTTCCCCTGACTCCACCTTAATTTCAATCCACGCATCCGCGAGGGATGCGACCAGCCACGTGTCCGGCTTGTGACGCTTCCAATCCATTTCAATCCACGCATCCGCGAGGGATGCGACGTCGGAGCAATACCTACTCGGCTGCCTTCTGCTAATTTCAATCCACGCATCCGCGAGGGATGCGACAACTCGGCCACAAAGATACGATCCGGGAACATCCATTTCAATCCACGCATCCGCGAGGGATGCGACTTTTTCTGAGTACTCCAAGTGATTGGCGGCAAATATTTCAATCCACGCATCCGCGAGGGATGCGACGAACAACGGGTATTGTGTCTCTAAAAAATAATAATTTCAATCCACGCATCCGCGAGGGATGCGACTCTACATTTTCCTAATAGTTCCCCCGTTTTCTTTATTTCAATCCACGCATCCGCGAGGGATGCGACACTTTTTGAAGGACATCCGCGCGAGTGTCAAGGAATTTCAATCCACGCATCCGCGAGGGATGCGACGTGATTACTGTCATGGATAACGGTAGCCAATTTGATTTCAATCCACGCATCCGCGAGGGATGCGACTGCCGAATGGTTAATACCAAACCACTCGTACAGCCAAATTTCAATCCACGCATCCGCGAGGGATGCGACTCGTGTGAAATCGGTGCAAGTAACACTCGATAAAATTTCAATCCACGCATCCGCGAGGGATGCGACGTTGTTGTAGGTGGATTTGTTTGGTGGTTTGGACATTTCAATCCACGCATCCGCGAGGGATGCGACTGGCAAGTTTTGCTCTTGAGGATGGTGTCAAACCATTTCAATCCACGCATCCGCGAGGGATGCGACTCCCAAAACCGGTCATTTCGGCCAACCGCCGGACGATTTCAATCCACGCATCCGCGAGGGATGCAACGATCAACGTAAAGAAAAACTAACACAACGTTACATTTCAATCCACGCATCCGCGAGGGATGCGACTCGTCGTCAGATAGACCGATCAATTCTTCGTCTGATTTCAATCCACGCATCCGCGAGGGATGCGACAGTCACGACGACCCAATACCAGAGCGGTATCTTCGAATTTCAATCCACGCATCCGCGAGGGATGCGACCCGGTGGCCAGTTGGACAGCAGAAGAGATGTCGGTATTTCAATCCACGCATCCGCGAGGGATGCGACCCCATATACTGAGTCTCCTTTCTTGCAGTAGGTATTTCAATCCACGCATCCGCGAGGGATGCGACTACAACACGATTGTCGGCCGAATCAAGATTTTGGAATTTCAATCCACGCATCCGCGAGGGATGCGACACTTCTCGTACTACTGGATTGCAGACCGACAAGATTTCAATCCACGCATCCGCGAGGGATGCGACAACAAAAGAACGTTTATAACGAGAATCCCGACAAATTTCAATCCACGCATCCGCGAGGGATGCGACGTTGTACTGCGTACTCTTGATATTTGTGTGGGATATTTCAATCCACGCATCCGCGAGGGATGCGACAGGATTTCGGCTGCTCACTCAGCCACTGTTCCAATTTCAATCCACGCATCCGCGAGGGATGCGACGGTTAGACTTCTGACAGCCGGTGACAGGCTAAAGCTATTTCAATCCACGCATCCGCGAGGGATGCGACTGCGTATTTCTCTCTCCATTCTCGTTCCACGAAAATTTCAATCCACGCATCCGCGAGGGATGCGACCTCGATTCGCCTAGGATAGTGCTTCCAGAATTCCTCATTTCAATCCACGCATCCGCGAGGGATGCGACATCGGAGGCGACCAATATGGAACTCAACAAATATTGATTTCAATCCACGCATCCGCGAGGGATGCGACTCCCGCCTTTTTGAGTTTTTCAATATAACCGGATTTATTTCAATCCACGCATCCGCGAGGGATGCGACGTTTGATGAGCGGCGGTTTGAAAAATCGTTTAATATTTCAATCCACGCATCCGCGAGGGATGCGACTCCCGCCTTTTTGAGTTTTTCAATATAACCGGATTTATTTCAATCCACGCATCCGCGAGGGATGCGACTACAGCAGGCTCAGCAAACACAGCGGGCAGTTGCTATTTCAATCCACGCATCCGCGAGGGATGCGACGGTGCGATTCTAGCGGGAATAAAAATATTTCCGGTATTTCAATCCACGCATCCGCGAGGGATGCGACAGCGATTTTTGATTCAAATATACCTGAAATCCCATATTTGTTATCAAAAATACGCGTAAATCAATAAAATACCTAAATAATGTGGAAAAAAATGTATTTGAATTGGTTGGTACTACCATTTTCTCGGTGCGAATGTCCCAGAAAAACCATGTGCACTACGTATTCGCACCACTTGTACTACAATATCAAAGGGCCTTCTATATCAATTGACTCTTTCACACCAAAATGTTCTACCTTATTCTTGTAATTATTCCCCAATTGATAGAACCTAAGGCTGTCCTGCTCTTGATCTATAAGATCAAGGAGCTTTAACTTCAAAACAGTAAATTGAGTGGCGTCTACAACGCATTCAAACACTGAGTTTTGGACACGCTGGCCATAATTCTGGCATGCTTTAGAAACCAGACGCAGTCTCTTTTGACCTTCACTACTAACTGTGCTTACATCATACGTAATCAATACCAGCAGCTTTTTCACCTACTTCCACAAAAAAGGTGGATACTCATCTAAATCATTACGCAAATAACGGGCTAATAGTAGGGCTTGTGCATGTGGGACTAACCCCCAGGAAATCTTCTCGCCAAGATAGGGATGCGTGATTTTCTCTTGCTTCTTATTTTGCCATGCGGATAGAAACTTCTTTCTCGCCTCATCCCTCAAAATAACTGCACCGTTCTCTTTTTTTAAAAAATCTTCTTTGCTGACAATCTTCTTATTAATTAATGACAACACAAACTTATCTGCATAAACACCTCGCAGTTCCTCCATCATATCCAGCGCCAAAGAAACGCGTCCCGGCCGGTCGCGATGCAAAAATCCAACATAGGCATCCAGTCCGACGCCTTCCAGCGCGGATGCCACATCATTCGCTAACAGCGAATAAGCGAACGAAAGCATCGCATTCACGTTATCCAGCGGCGGCCTACGGGAACGCGAGTGAAAGTAAAAATCCTCTTTTTGCTGCAGGATCATAGTGTCGAATAGTTTGTTGTAGCTAATAGCCGCTTGTCCTTCCAGTCCTCTTAATCTTTCTAGATCTTCACAAGCTCTTACGTCTAAAATGATAGCGGATAGCTGCTGCGAAACAGCTTTGAAGCGGGCAACATCAATACGTAAAGGATAATCTCTGGTCATTCTCTCGATGATCCATTTGTGATTGTAGATCTTACCAATTATAAAATTACGCGCAATCTTCGCCGACAGGACCTCATCTTCCGATATATGATATTGTCTCTTCCTCAGGACAACATTACCCTTGCTTTCTCCAATGACTCGGGCCAGAAATCTGCCGTTCATGGTAAAAAAGACTAACGAGATATTGCGCTCTGCACAATATCCCATTAATGCCGGACTTGCACCGGTGTAACCAAATGCGATAATCGATTCCAGGTTGTGCAGAGGCAACCTGCCCAGCTTCTCCTGTTCCTTAAGCAGAACAATATTATCGCCGTCCAGCGACAAATAAACATCGGGCTGTGTAATAAACAGAGTATTTAGCAGCTTTTTCATTCCTTGATTTTCCCTTCAACGTAACTTCTAACGGTCCGTTTATTCATTAGCTCCGGCAAGCAAATATTTTGAAGGGAACAGCTTCGGCAGAAAGGCCCGGTTTTCACTTTAGGCGTATGCCTGCGCTTATAATAGTCTTGCATTTCAGCAACAATCAACTTTACCTTGTTTTTAATATCTGCAGTTAGCGAAACCTCAACTCTATGTTTGATCTCGTTATAAAACATATAGCCTGTACCTATGTCGCACAGCAGC
The sequence above is a segment of the Effusibacillus dendaii genome. Coding sequences within it:
- a CDS encoding Hsp20/alpha crystallin family protein gives rise to the protein MPLIPYEPFHHLENMRRELDRFFTTDFPTVRTGFGQTFGTPSIDIHETEHEVVATCDIPGLEKKEDVNIDIDNNILTVSGTINRMSEVKEEHMHRQERFVGRFQRSVTLPSRVASEGVKATYKNGVLEIHMPKLQADTKNRIDVEFH
- a CDS encoding SEC-C metal-binding domain-containing protein, whose product is MDKRLSKKEQKMLLNALEYAKEMRRKMEAKEEEKRWSEFELPLTLAGSLARLTKNELSAIRLNLHIKGASALKKQELTDILEQRIPAALPKLLNKLDETRYRIIKQIAGRGGDAFLSLESHQLDYFKNRGLIFTGTYKGKKTLAMPQEVLEGFKKMDSTSYQETIRRNTEWIKLTQGMLYYYGTLDLNALEDLFKHYSATNLRLVDYLPVLEEAGFFYREIRFDTNGFSNYRVWDAERVKKEHQSRPDLSFYPFTKAQLLRAGEPGFVDRNPSYEAFVDFIRRNYTISQDEADSLVEECVYAIRIGEAPSNLLEFLQSQLEIDELELMKGFIDHIMMLNNNTRQWFIKGYAPNELSPAKSRTGDSPFAVKAEVVNFVTRKKVGRNDPCPCGSGKKFKKCCGG
- the cas2 gene encoding CRISPR-associated endonuclease Cas2 — encoded protein: MLVLITYDVSTVSSEGQKRLRLVSKACQNYGQRVQNSVFECVVDATQFTVLKLKLLDLIDQEQDSLRFYQLGNNYKNKVEHFGVKESIDIEGPLIL
- the cas1c gene encoding type I-C CRISPR-associated endonuclease Cas1c; its protein translation is MKKLLNTLFITQPDVYLSLDGDNIVLLKEQEKLGRLPLHNLESIIAFGYTGASPALMGYCAERNISLVFFTMNGRFLARVIGESKGNVVLRKRQYHISEDEVLSAKIARNFIIGKIYNHKWIIERMTRDYPLRIDVARFKAVSQQLSAIILDVRACEDLERLRGLEGQAAISYNKLFDTMILQQKEDFYFHSRSRRPPLDNVNAMLSFAYSLLANDVASALEGVGLDAYVGFLHRDRPGRVSLALDMMEELRGVYADKFVLSLINKKIVSKEDFLKKENGAVILRDEARKKFLSAWQNKKQEKITHPYLGEKISWGLVPHAQALLLARYLRNDLDEYPPFLWK